Proteins encoded within one genomic window of Ranitomeya variabilis isolate aRanVar5 chromosome 4, aRanVar5.hap1, whole genome shotgun sequence:
- the LOC143765609 gene encoding keratin, type I cuticular Ha4-like, which translates to MSHSQHKQTHSLSGHFKSSVHLSSHCPKIPSHMSSIHHGGAHYGGYHKAHHVSHSAHSGPIKPIVFSKHSSLSHGSSYGGGHSSHNLDSHFNNTGSHGGWKNEGFFNVNEKETMQLLNDRLATYLEKVRSLEKENTQLEKKICEWHDKNAHASLPDFQHYHKTIEELQNKISAASVENAKIVLQIDNARLAADDFKNKYEMEVRLRNFVETDLNGLRKVLEGLNIERADLEMQLQSLQDELLQMKKHQEEDITALRNQLGARINVHVDAAPSVDLNRVLSEIREQYENLMDRNLKEVESMFLARSEELNRQVASGSEQLQSVQTEVIDLKRCLQTLEIELQSQLSMKSALECSLAETEATFSSQLSHLQTLIDNVEDQLSKIRSELERQIHEYKILMDQTTYLEMEITTYKRLLEEQDIHMPEHRHHDKISKELSLSLSKKHVSSHESDHAKSHQSKDHGHQSK; encoded by the exons ATGAGCCACAGCCAGCACAAGCAAACCCATTCTCTTTCTGGACACTTCAAATCAAGTGTTCATCTTAGCAGCCACTGTCCTAAGATTCCCAGCCATATGTCCTCAATTCATCATGGTGGTGCCCATTATGGAGGATACCATAAAGCTCACCATGTATCTCATAGTGCTCACAGTGGACCGATTAAACCAATTGTATTTTCCAAGCACTCTTCCCTCAGTCATGGAAGCAGCTATGGAGGTGGACACAGTAGCCATAATCTTGACAGTCACTTTAACAACACGGGCAGTCATGGTGGTTGGAAGAATGAGGGATTTTTTAATGTCAATGAGAAGGAAACAATGCAACTTTTGAATGACCGTCTTGCTACCTATCTTGAGAAGGTCCGTTCTCTGGAAAAAGAAAATACTCAACTTGAGAAGAAAATCTGTGAGTGGCATGATAAAAATGCTCATGCATCACTACCTGATTTTCAGCATTACCACAAAACCATCGAAGAACTTCAAAATAAA ATCTCGGCTGCATCTGTTGAAAATGCCAAGATTGTCCTTCAGATTGATAATGCTAGACTAGCTGCTGATGATTTCAAGAACAA ATATGAGATGGAGGTTAGACTGAGAAACTTTGTTGAGACTGACTTGAATGGATTGCGCAAAGTTCTTGAAGGCCTAAATATAGAGAGAGCAGATCTGGAGATGCAACTGCAAAGTTTGCAGGATGAATTGCTCCAGATGAAGAAGCACCAAGAAGAG GACATTACTGCTCTACGCAACCAGCTGGGTGCCAGGATCAATGTGCACGTGGATGCTGCTCCATCTGTTGACCTTAACAGAGTCTTGTCTGAAATTCGAGAACAATATGAAAACTTGATGGATAGGAACCTTAAGGAGGTTGAGAGCATGTTCCTTGCCAGG AGTGAGGAATTAAATCGTCAGGTGGCTTCTGGGTCCGAACAACTGCAGTCAGTCCAAACTGAAGTTATTGACTTGAAGCGATGCTTGCAAACCCTGGAGATTGAACTGCAAAGTCAACTGAGCATG AAATCAGCACTTGAGTGTTCATTGGCAGAGACTGAAGCAACATTTAGTTCCCAGCTTTCCCATCTACAAACCCTAATTGACAATGTAGAAGACCAGCTCTCGAAGATTCGCTCAGAGCTAGAGCGCCAGATCCATGAGTACAAAATTCTTATGGACCAAACCACCTATCTAGAGATGGAGATCACCACATACAAAAGACTGCTTGAAGAACAGGACATCCA TATGCCTGAACATCGCCATCATGATAAGATCAGCAAAGAGC TATCACTCAGCCTTTCAAAAAAACATGTCAGTTCTCATGAATCTGACCACGCAAAAAGTCACCAAAGCAAGGATCATGGTCACCAGTCCAAGTAG